The stretch of DNA CGGCATTTTCGTTTTAAGATAGGGAAATTCCTGTCTTAAAATTCTGGACGTATAGCCTTTAAATGACTTTACAGCTTTGTGGATGCCAAACTGAGGATCTACTTCCAAAAGCATATGAACATGGTCTGGCATGATCTCCATTTCCAGAATGTCTACAGAAAGATTTGCAGCATACTCTGTGAGCAGCTCCTTCAGCCGGACGTCCACACCATTAATTAATACTTTTCGTCTATACTTTGGACACCATACTACATGGTATTTACAGGAATAGACGACATTGTTGTTTGATTTATATGTTGTGTTCATATTTGTATTATACTATAGTTTATTAGTTAATACAATTACTATTTTGTCCATCTTCAATTACTTGCATAAAATTATCCGTAATCGGTACATAAAACATCCTCTACATTCGAAAAAGCTTCCAGCTCTCTCCCATCTGCACAGCCAGATATACGATCTCAAAGATCACAGCTACGGATCCAAGCTTAAAAAGCAGGGAATCCACAAAGCCTCCTGCCTTACAGAAATCCAGTGCAATGCCTCCCGGCAGCGGATACAGGATCCGTACCCGTTTCCGGTTAAAGCAGTCCAGCACCAGATGTGATGCAAATCCAACCACAAAGTAAAATACCAGCTGCACTGACACCATGGATATGGCTGCACTCAAAATAGCCATAGCCATGATCGAATGCATAAAAGACCGGTGTGGCTGATTTTTTCCAAAGGCACAGACTGCAATAAAAATAATAACTCCCATGGCAACCGGCGCCATAGCCTGGTTATTGCGGATCTTTTCCCAGATGGAAAAATCATAAAAATAATTCAATGCGATCTCTGCTGCTACAAGCAGAACCGCGATCAGCGTGATCCGGTCCGCATCCTTATGGGATTTGGAAGTTCCTACATCAATGTCGCTGATCAGTGCTCCAAGCATTCCTGTTCCTGCCGCAAGTACCAGACCGGAAACCGTAGAGGGCTGTGTAACTGCCAGCACTGTTCCGAGTCCGACTGCTGCGTGTGTTTTTCCTGTCATAATTCTCCCCTTATTGTAAAAAATCTTCCGTTATTCAGGATTATCCACTGCTGCAGATCAGACACTCCCTTCTGATCTTCTGCATATATAAATGTATCACTTTATCATTTACCGCAGATCTGAAAATACAATAAGGCAGCTGTCAGCCTTACCTTTTACTGACAGCTGCCTCCACGAAACAGCATTATATCACACAAGAAAACACTATTCTATCAAAATTCTCCCTACTCTCATACACGTCCCGTTTAACTGGAATATACCTCACAAACGTACCAGTTAATCAGACCAGTTCATACGTCCATAGCGAAGTGCAATACCATGGATCTCTTTCTGAAGCTTCACAGTCAGCTCCCTTTTACGGATCCTCCACTTCCAGTTCTTTCCTACTGTGGAAGGCTGGTTCATTCTGCAGCTGTTATCCAGGCCCATATAATCCTGCATAGGGATCACACAGAGCTTTGCACTGCTTCTCATAACCAGGCTGATAAAGCATTTATGCAGCTCCTTATCCGGTGTGTAGTTATCACAGAGATAATCCCTGGCAAGCTTACGCTCTTTTGCCATAATACTCTTCCACCATCCGGCGATGGTCTCATTATCATGGGTTCCTGTATATGCCACACTGTTCTCCGGATAATTGTGCGGAAGATAATCGTTGGCACAGCCGGAATCTCTGGAATCAAACGCAAACTCCAGGACCTTCATTCCCGGGAATCCACTGTCATGGACAAGCTGACGCACGGAATCTGTCACATAGCCAAGATCCTCCGCAATGACCTGCTTCCAGCCAAGGGCCTGCTCCACTTTGCGGAACAGATCAATCCCGGGACCTTTTTCCCAGTGACCGCCAATGGCATTTTCCGCACCATATGGAATGGAAAAATACTCGTCAAAGCCACGGAAATGATCAATTCTTACCACATCATAAAGGCGGAATACGTAGCTCAGTCTGGAGATCCACCACTGATATCCTGTATTTCTGTGATAATCCCAGCGATACAGTGGATTTCCCCAGAGCTGTCCTGTTGCGGAAAATCCGTCCGGCGGGCATCCGGCTACAGCCACCGGCACATTCTCCTCATCCAGCTGGAAAAGCTCCGGATGAGCCCAGGTATCTGCACTGTCCATAGCTACATAGATCGGGATATCTCCGATGATCTGGATGCCTTTTTCGTTGGCATATTTTTTCAGTTTCATCCACTGCTCATAGAATTTAAACTGCATATACTGCTGGAATTCAATATCAAAATATAATTCTCTGCGATAGTAGTCCATGGCATTTGCCCAGCGAAGGCGGATATCCTCTGCCCATTTTGTCCACTCAACACCGCCGAACTGATCCTTTACTGCCATAAAAAGTGCATAGTCGGAAAGCCACCAGCTGTTTTCTGCAACAAATTTCTGATAATCCGGATTCTCACTGATGTTGCTGTTTTCATAAGCTTTGCGGAGAAGCTTGTAAC from Blautia sp. SC05B48 encodes:
- the tnpA gene encoding IS200/IS605 family transposase encodes the protein MNTTYKSNNNVVYSCKYHVVWCPKYRRKVLINGVDVRLKELLTEYAANLSVDILEMEIMPDHVHMLLEVDPQFGIHKAVKSFKGYTSRILRQEFPYLKTKMPTLWTNSYFVSTVGGAPLETVKQYIENQKTSQRQKDKMG
- a CDS encoding metal-dependent hydrolase; translation: MTGKTHAAVGLGTVLAVTQPSTVSGLVLAAGTGMLGALISDIDVGTSKSHKDADRITLIAVLLVAAEIALNYFYDFSIWEKIRNNQAMAPVAMGVIIFIAVCAFGKNQPHRSFMHSIMAMAILSAAISMVSVQLVFYFVVGFASHLVLDCFNRKRVRILYPLPGGIALDFCKAGGFVDSLLFKLGSVAVIFEIVYLAVQMGESWKLFRM
- the malQ gene encoding 4-alpha-glucanotransferase, with protein sequence MDKRAAGILMPITSLPSEYGIGCFSKSAYDFVDWLKEAGQSYWQILPLGPTSYGDSPYQSFSTFAGNPYFISLKALVEEGVLTKEECDKVSWGRRADSVDYEKIYKGRYKLLRKAYENSNISENPDYQKFVAENSWWLSDYALFMAVKDQFGGVEWTKWAEDIRLRWANAMDYYRRELYFDIEFQQYMQFKFYEQWMKLKKYANEKGIQIIGDIPIYVAMDSADTWAHPELFQLDEENVPVAVAGCPPDGFSATGQLWGNPLYRWDYHRNTGYQWWISRLSYVFRLYDVVRIDHFRGFDEYFSIPYGAENAIGGHWEKGPGIDLFRKVEQALGWKQVIAEDLGYVTDSVRQLVHDSGFPGMKVLEFAFDSRDSGCANDYLPHNYPENSVAYTGTHDNETIAGWWKSIMAKERKLARDYLCDNYTPDKELHKCFISLVMRSSAKLCVIPMQDYMGLDNSCRMNQPSTVGKNWKWRIRKRELTVKLQKEIHGIALRYGRMNWSD